Below is a genomic region from Nitrospirota bacterium.
CATAGCCCGATCCCTCCGCCCATCATTCCACCATCCATCATCGTCTTCGCTCCCATTCTCGTATGTGGGAATGACGCATCCTCTCGGTACGAATTCTATAGCGCCCGGTGGCAAACATTTGCCCTGTTGGCCAAGGTCCAACCTATCAGGCGTGGGCATGGGGACGCACCAGCTCAGCCTGGTCGGACGGGTGAGGGGCTCGGCCTGATGTCAGCCATCGCACGGTCGACTCGTACGAGCGGTGGATCAGCTCGGCCGCGCGACCGAAGTCCGCGGGAGAGACGTCGAGGGGACACAGCGGTGGAACAACGTGAAGCCTGCACTGTTGCTCGAAGCGCTGAACGTCCAGCGCAAGCCGCCAGCCGATCATGAGCGCGAGGGCTTGCAGCGCCATGCTGATCGCGGTCCGAGGGGTGTGCGGCAACGTGCACGCGTATCCGGCGGGCAGGACATAGATCGATTTCGCGCCGAGGCCGACCGCATGAGAGATAGGGGTGTTGTCGGAGACGCCCCCGTCCATGAGGTCGCGCCCGTCGATGCGCACCGGCGGGAACACCGCCGGGACGGCGGTGCTGGCGAGAATCGCCTCCGCCGCATCGCCCCGGGAGAGCAGCACCGCGGCCCCGGTCCTGACCTCAGTCGCCACGACGTGGAGCGGAACAACGGCGTCTTCCAGGCGCGACAGCGCTACGTGTTGCCGGATGAGGCGGGTCAACGCATTCGGGCGCACGAGCGAGTTGCGAAAGCCGTAGTACCCGAGCGCTCCCTGGATCGGCCCGATGGGGAACACGTCCTTGCGGCGCAGCGAGCGCCAGATACCGGCCAGGTGATCGACGGCGCCCGCTTCCCGCCGCCCCGCGATGAACGCGCCGTTCAGCGCCCCGACCGAAGTCCCCACGATCAGGTCGGGGCGGATGCCGTGTTCGTCC
It encodes:
- a CDS encoding patatin-like phospholipase family protein, encoding MSIAFVLSGGASLGAVQVGMLRALDEHGIRPDLIVGTSVGALNGAFIAGRREAGAVDHLAGIWRSLRRKDVFPIGPIQGALGYYGFRNSLVRPNALTRLIRQHVALSRLEDAVVPLHVVATEVRTGAAVLLSRGDAAEAILASTAVPAVFPPVRIDGRDLMDGGVSDNTPISHAVGLGAKSIYVLPAGYACTLPHTPRTAISMALQALALMIGWRLALDVQRFEQQCRLHVVPPLCPLDVSPADFGRAAELIHRSYESTVRWLTSGRAPHPSDQAELVRPHAHA